From Kangiella sp. TOML190, one genomic window encodes:
- the yacG gene encoding DNA gyrase inhibitor YacG — protein sequence MAKKDLIVACPTCQKSVAWLESNQDKPFCSKRCKLIDLGEWASELHKIAGQTLDPETVTQLAKETSD from the coding sequence ATGGCTAAAAAAGATCTAATCGTAGCTTGCCCGACTTGCCAAAAGTCAGTGGCGTGGCTCGAATCCAACCAAGATAAACCTTTTTGTAGTAAGCGTTGTAAACTAATTGATTTGGGCGAATGGGCTAGCGAGTTGCACAAAATAGCCGGACAAACACTGGATCCGGAAACCGTCACACAGCTGGCTAAAGAGACTTCGGATTGA
- the secA gene encoding preprotein translocase subunit SecA — MAFLKKLFPNRNDRNLKKLRKPLAKINGLEDDYEKLSDDELKAKTEEFKQRHQQGESLDDLMPEAFAAVREASKRTLGMRHFDVQLIGGMVLHNGKIGEMRTGEGKTLVATLPVYLNAISGKGVHVITVNDYLAKRDAEWMAPVYSFLGMSVGVILSGQSHDQKKEAYSADITYGTNNEYGFDYLRDNMTFNKEERVQRDLNFAVIDEVDSILIDEARTPLIISGAAEDSSEMYRAIDTLIPLLEAQDKESEEGQEDTGDYTIDEKAKSANLTERGQERIEELLINNGLIQEGQSLYSPSSLILLHHVNAALRAHTLFKKDVDYIVKDGEVVIIDEHTGRTMEGRRWSEGLHQAVEAKEKVQIQNENQTLASITFQNYFRLYEKLSGMTGTADTEAPELLSIYGLEVVVIPTNKPMARDDRGDLIYLTKKEKYQAIIEEIKELQAKGQPVLVGTVSIESSELISNELTQAKIKHNVLNAKFHQKEAEIIAQAGRPGTVTIATNMAGRGTDIVLGGNLKADIEALGENPKESQIETANAQWKERHQKVLEAGGLAIIGTERHESRRIDNQLRGRSGRQGDPGMSRFYLSLEDDLMRIFASERLGMMMQRLGWEEGEALEHRMVSRAIENAQRKVEQRNFEIRKNLLEYDDVANDQRRVIYEQRNDLMELDDISETIVAMREDVINDTISEYIPRQSIEDMWEIPALEERLQQDFAIDLPVKTWLDNDDNLDEDGLREKIYAEIQAAYQAKESNLPQPELMRTLEKQVMLQHLDMHWKEHLANMDHLRQGIWMRSHAQKNPKQEYKREAFELFSYMLDRLKNDVVTVLSKVQFQMPEEVEAMERTSSQQNMNFEHDSASAMPQEETVAKQAETFVREQPKVGRNEPCPCGSGKKFKQCHGKVTQ, encoded by the coding sequence ATGGCCTTTTTAAAAAAATTATTTCCAAACCGTAACGACCGAAATTTAAAAAAACTTCGTAAGCCTTTGGCTAAAATTAATGGTTTAGAAGACGATTATGAAAAGCTTAGCGATGATGAATTAAAAGCTAAAACTGAAGAGTTTAAACAGCGCCACCAGCAGGGTGAATCGCTTGACGACTTAATGCCAGAGGCTTTTGCCGCGGTGAGAGAGGCCAGTAAACGTACTTTAGGGATGCGCCATTTCGACGTCCAATTGATTGGTGGCATGGTGTTGCACAATGGCAAAATTGGCGAGATGCGCACTGGTGAGGGTAAAACTTTGGTGGCGACACTGCCAGTGTATCTGAACGCTATTTCTGGCAAAGGTGTGCACGTTATTACGGTCAACGACTATTTGGCGAAACGTGATGCCGAATGGATGGCGCCAGTTTACAGCTTTCTTGGCATGAGCGTTGGGGTGATTTTATCAGGCCAATCCCATGATCAGAAAAAAGAAGCTTACAGCGCCGATATTACCTACGGTACCAATAACGAATATGGTTTTGATTATCTGCGCGATAACATGACCTTTAACAAAGAAGAGCGAGTCCAACGCGATTTAAACTTTGCGGTGATTGATGAAGTCGACTCGATTCTGATTGATGAAGCGCGCACACCATTGATTATCTCTGGCGCAGCAGAAGATAGCTCAGAAATGTATCGTGCGATTGATACCCTAATTCCTTTGTTAGAAGCTCAAGATAAAGAGTCCGAAGAAGGCCAAGAGGATACTGGCGATTACACCATTGATGAAAAAGCCAAGTCTGCAAACTTGACCGAACGCGGCCAAGAACGGATCGAAGAGTTGCTGATCAATAATGGCCTGATTCAAGAAGGACAGAGCCTCTACAGTCCTTCAAGCCTGATATTATTACACCATGTGAATGCTGCTTTGCGCGCCCATACTTTATTCAAAAAAGATGTGGACTATATCGTTAAAGATGGGGAAGTGGTGATTATTGACGAACATACCGGCCGTACTATGGAAGGACGCCGTTGGTCAGAAGGCTTACACCAAGCGGTTGAGGCTAAAGAAAAAGTTCAGATCCAAAACGAAAATCAAACTCTTGCTTCTATTACGTTCCAGAACTATTTCCGCTTGTACGAAAAACTCTCCGGTATGACCGGTACGGCAGATACCGAAGCGCCGGAGCTATTAAGTATTTATGGTTTGGAAGTGGTGGTTATTCCTACCAATAAACCTATGGCACGTGATGACCGCGGTGACTTAATCTATTTGACCAAAAAAGAAAAGTACCAAGCGATTATCGAAGAAATTAAAGAGTTGCAAGCTAAAGGGCAGCCAGTGTTGGTGGGTACTGTTTCGATCGAGTCATCAGAGTTAATCTCCAATGAGCTCACGCAAGCAAAAATCAAACACAATGTACTTAACGCTAAATTCCACCAAAAAGAAGCGGAAATCATCGCTCAAGCAGGTCGTCCAGGTACCGTGACCATCGCGACCAACATGGCTGGTCGTGGTACTGATATCGTGCTCGGTGGTAATTTAAAAGCGGATATTGAGGCTTTGGGCGAAAATCCAAAAGAAAGCCAAATTGAAACTGCTAATGCGCAGTGGAAAGAGCGTCATCAAAAAGTTTTAGAGGCTGGTGGCTTGGCAATTATCGGTACTGAGCGACATGAATCTCGCCGGATCGATAACCAGCTGCGTGGTCGTTCAGGTCGTCAAGGTGATCCTGGTATGAGCCGTTTCTATTTGTCGCTTGAAGATGACTTAATGCGAATTTTCGCCTCTGAGCGTCTGGGCATGATGATGCAGCGCTTAGGCTGGGAAGAAGGTGAAGCGTTGGAGCACCGAATGGTCTCAAGAGCAATTGAAAATGCGCAACGCAAGGTCGAGCAGCGCAACTTTGAGATCCGCAAAAACTTGTTGGAATATGATGATGTGGCCAACGATCAACGCCGCGTGATTTACGAGCAACGTAATGACTTGATGGAACTGGACGACATATCTGAAACGATAGTGGCGATGCGTGAAGATGTGATCAATGACACCATTAGTGAATATATTCCGCGTCAATCGATCGAAGATATGTGGGAAATTCCTGCGTTGGAAGAACGTTTGCAACAAGATTTTGCGATTGATTTACCAGTCAAAACTTGGCTCGATAATGACGACAATCTGGATGAAGATGGTTTGCGTGAAAAGATTTATGCAGAAATTCAAGCGGCTTACCAAGCCAAAGAATCTAACTTGCCGCAGCCAGAATTAATGCGCACTTTGGAAAAGCAGGTGATGCTACAACACTTGGATATGCACTGGAAAGAGCATTTAGCTAACATGGATCACCTTCGCCAAGGTATTTGGATGCGTAGTCACGCGCAGAAAAATCCTAAGCAGGAATATAAGCGTGAGGCGTTTGAATTATTCTCTTATATGCTGGATCGTTTGAAAAATGATGTGGTGACGGTTTTATCGAAAGTTCAGTTCCAAATGCCGGAAGAAGTTGAAGCGATGGAGCGTACTTCATCCCAGCAAAACATGAACTTTGAGCACGACTCGGCTTCGGCAATGCCGCAAGAAGAAACGGTCGCTAAGCAGGCGGAAACTTTTGTTCGAGAGCAGCCTAAAGTGGGGCGTAATGAACCTTGCCCTTGCGGCTCAGGCAAAAAATTTAAACAGTGTCATGGTAAAGTGACCCAATAA
- the ampD gene encoding 1,6-anhydro-N-acetylmuramyl-L-alanine amidase AmpD: protein MPTIDLKKGLLTQAEQLFSPHFDEREDATDISLLVIHNISLPPNQFGGQHIKNFFQGHLDSGLHPYFRLIEGVRVSSHLLIQRDGLVIQFVPFHKRAWHAGVSSFEGREKCNDFSIGIELEGGDEIPFTSAQYQQLTQVTRALLQAYPQINQQRIVGHSDIAPERKTDPGRHFDWQRYFAGLG from the coding sequence ATGCCAACCATTGATCTTAAAAAGGGCTTACTAACTCAAGCTGAACAGCTATTTTCGCCGCATTTCGATGAGCGCGAGGATGCCACCGACATCAGCTTATTGGTGATCCATAATATCAGTTTGCCGCCGAATCAATTTGGTGGTCAACATATTAAGAATTTCTTCCAAGGCCATTTAGATTCAGGCTTACATCCCTATTTTAGGCTGATAGAAGGGGTTAGGGTCTCGAGTCATTTATTGATCCAGCGCGATGGTTTGGTGATTCAGTTTGTGCCTTTTCATAAGCGGGCTTGGCACGCGGGCGTTTCCAGTTTCGAGGGGCGCGAAAAGTGCAACGATTTTTCGATAGGCATTGAGCTTGAAGGAGGGGATGAGATTCCTTTTACCTCGGCCCAGTACCAACAATTGACACAGGTGACCCGCGCTTTGCTGCAAGCCTATCCGCAAATTAATCAGCAGCGAATTGTTGGCCATTCGGATATAGCCCCTGAGCGAAAAACCGATCCAGGCCGCCATTTCGATTGGCAAAGGTATTTTGCTGGTTTGGGTTAA
- the pilB gene encoding type IV-A pilus assembly ATPase PilB: protein MQANLSGLAHLLVSEGLLTEEKVIEAKTNAGQEELKLLDWLISANWVNANEVAKLQSIAFGNPYFDLSSINIADIPDTLVDLKMLRKHRAIPLYKRGSRLFVGLTDATNLKTLEELRFQTGLSIEAVLVEANKLDSMIEKIIEAKENESFANMDDGDLDNISLDTIAEDDEDDAQASDADDAPVVKFVSKMLVDAIRKGASDLHFEPYEKKYRVRFRIDGMLHEVASPPIQLSGRISARLKVISGLDISERRVPQDGRVKLKISKTKAIDFRVNTLPTLYGEKIVMRILDPTSAMLGVDALGFEEKQKEHFMHAISKPQGMVLVTGPTGSGKTVTLYTGVNILNDEHKNISTAEDPVEINLQGVNQVNVNLKAGLTFASALRAFLRQDPDIVLVGEIRDLETAEIAIKASQTGHLVLSTLHTNSAPETLTRLVNMGVAPFNIATTVNLVVAQRLARRLCEHCKKITDLPEEALLKEGFKQQELADLTIYEPIGCDKCTMGYKGRVGIFQVMPLSEATGRIIMEGGNAIDISDQAEKEGVPDLRRAGLNKIKMGLTSLEEINRVTQE from the coding sequence ATGCAAGCAAACTTGTCAGGACTGGCACATCTATTGGTGAGTGAAGGGCTATTGACCGAAGAAAAGGTTATTGAAGCGAAAACCAATGCCGGACAAGAAGAATTAAAGCTTCTCGACTGGCTGATTTCCGCTAACTGGGTTAACGCCAATGAAGTAGCTAAATTGCAGTCGATTGCTTTTGGTAATCCCTATTTTGATTTATCCAGTATTAACATTGCCGACATTCCTGATACCCTAGTCGATCTAAAAATGCTGCGTAAGCATCGAGCCATTCCGCTCTATAAACGCGGCTCCCGATTGTTTGTTGGGCTTACCGATGCGACCAACTTAAAAACTCTAGAAGAGTTGCGCTTTCAAACGGGACTTTCGATTGAAGCAGTGCTAGTCGAAGCCAATAAACTCGATTCCATGATCGAGAAAATTATTGAAGCTAAAGAAAATGAATCTTTTGCCAATATGGACGATGGCGATCTAGATAATATCAGTCTGGATACCATTGCTGAAGATGATGAAGATGATGCTCAGGCAAGCGATGCTGACGATGCGCCGGTGGTTAAATTTGTCAGTAAAATGCTGGTGGACGCCATTCGTAAAGGCGCGTCGGATTTGCATTTTGAGCCTTATGAAAAAAAATATCGGGTGCGCTTTCGTATCGATGGTATGTTACACGAAGTCGCCAGCCCGCCGATTCAATTATCGGGTCGTATATCAGCACGCTTAAAGGTCATTTCGGGGCTGGATATTTCGGAGCGCCGCGTACCGCAAGATGGTCGGGTAAAACTAAAAATCTCTAAGACCAAAGCGATTGATTTTCGTGTTAATACCTTGCCTACTTTATATGGCGAAAAAATCGTGATGCGTATTCTTGATCCGACCAGCGCCATGCTAGGGGTTGATGCGCTCGGTTTTGAGGAAAAACAAAAAGAACACTTTATGCACGCCATTTCCAAGCCGCAAGGTATGGTATTAGTTACAGGCCCTACTGGTTCGGGTAAAACGGTAACTCTTTATACGGGCGTAAATATCCTTAACGATGAGCATAAAAACATTTCTACCGCCGAAGATCCTGTTGAGATTAATCTACAAGGCGTTAACCAAGTTAATGTGAATTTAAAAGCGGGCTTAACTTTTGCTTCGGCTCTACGTGCTTTTTTACGTCAAGATCCGGATATTGTTCTGGTCGGTGAGATCCGTGATTTGGAAACTGCCGAAATTGCGATTAAGGCCTCACAAACCGGTCACTTGGTATTATCTACCTTGCACACCAACTCGGCGCCGGAAACGCTAACTCGTTTGGTTAATATGGGAGTGGCTCCTTTTAATATTGCCACCACCGTTAATCTGGTAGTTGCTCAGCGCTTGGCAAGAAGACTATGTGAGCACTGCAAAAAGATTACCGATTTACCTGAAGAAGCGCTTTTAAAAGAGGGATTTAAGCAGCAAGAGCTGGCAGATTTAACCATTTATGAACCAATCGGTTGTGATAAGTGTACTATGGGTTATAAAGGACGAGTTGGTATTTTTCAAGTGATGCCTTTGTCAGAAGCCACCGGACGTATTATTATGGAAGGCGGTAATGCAATCGATATCTCCGATCAGGCGGAAAAAGAGGGAGTTCCTGATCTAAGACGAGCGGGTTTAAATAAGATAAAAATGGGCTTAACCAGCTTAGAAGAAATTAACCGCGTAACTCAGGAATAG
- the nadC gene encoding carboxylating nicotinate-nucleotide diphosphorylase, whose translation MFEVPYKAALQKEIDRAIEIALAEDLGAFNYDNRGIDVTAELIEADKIAEGRLITREDAVIAGRAWFQAVFDKLDPTIEIEWLCDDGDKVNANDVICRLKGNARNILTAERSAMNFLQTLSGTATTTARYVAELKGTDCQLLDTRKTIPMLRLAQKYAVTCGGGRNHRIGLFDAFLIKENHIASHGSIEGAVKKARANHPNILVEVEVENFSQLDQALDAGADVIMLDNFSIEDMKTGVSINQTHKHTAKIEASGNVTIESLNQIAQTGVDFISVGALTKHVRAVDLSLRLTM comes from the coding sequence ATGTTCGAAGTCCCTTATAAAGCAGCGCTACAAAAAGAAATTGACCGCGCCATTGAAATCGCGCTGGCCGAAGATCTAGGCGCTTTTAATTACGATAATCGAGGTATTGACGTTACTGCAGAGTTAATTGAAGCAGATAAAATTGCCGAAGGCCGTTTGATTACTCGTGAAGATGCGGTGATTGCGGGAAGAGCTTGGTTCCAAGCGGTATTCGATAAACTCGATCCGACTATTGAAATCGAATGGCTGTGTGACGATGGCGATAAGGTTAATGCCAACGACGTCATTTGCCGCCTAAAAGGCAACGCGCGTAACATCCTAACGGCAGAAAGAAGCGCCATGAATTTCTTGCAAACCCTGTCAGGAACGGCCACTACCACCGCGCGTTATGTGGCGGAACTAAAAGGAACCGATTGCCAGCTGCTCGATACGCGCAAAACCATTCCGATGCTGCGCTTGGCTCAAAAATATGCAGTCACTTGCGGCGGAGGTCGTAATCATCGGATAGGGCTTTTTGATGCCTTTTTAATTAAAGAAAACCATATCGCCTCGCACGGCTCTATCGAAGGGGCGGTAAAAAAAGCGCGTGCAAACCACCCTAATATTTTAGTGGAAGTCGAAGTGGAAAACTTTTCCCAACTCGATCAGGCGCTCGATGCCGGCGCTGACGTGATAATGCTGGATAATTTCTCGATTGAGGATATGAAAACTGGCGTTTCCATTAACCAAACCCATAAACATACCGCTAAAATCGAAGCTTCCGGTAATGTGACCATCGAAAGCTTGAACCAAATCGCCCAAACTGGAGTTGATTTTATCTCGGTTGGCGCTCTGACCAAACACGTCAGAGCCGTGGATTTATCGCTTAGATTGACTATGTAA
- the coaE gene encoding dephospho-CoA kinase (Dephospho-CoA kinase (CoaE) performs the final step in coenzyme A biosynthesis.): MSFAVALTGGIASGKTAVSDAFARLGVTVIDADLVARQVVSKGSYGLAQIKDYFGSQVINKDGSLNRKLLRSIVFEDETERQWLNQLLHPLIRQEMVQQRQQAQSAYSISVIPLLFETAFETDQAKTFDRILVIDCPAEVQLQRLMARDQTNQTQAKAILASQASREQRLSIADDVIDNSKDLQYLEHQVIKLHKHYVMLAE; the protein is encoded by the coding sequence ATGAGCTTTGCAGTTGCCTTAACCGGCGGGATCGCTTCAGGTAAAACAGCCGTATCCGATGCTTTTGCTCGGCTTGGAGTAACCGTTATTGATGCAGACTTGGTGGCTCGCCAAGTGGTGTCTAAGGGCAGCTATGGTTTAGCACAGATTAAAGACTATTTTGGCTCACAAGTGATAAACAAGGACGGCTCATTAAATCGAAAGTTGCTGCGCTCTATTGTGTTTGAAGATGAAACCGAGCGCCAATGGCTCAATCAGCTACTACACCCACTTATTCGACAAGAAATGGTGCAACAAAGACAACAAGCGCAATCGGCTTATTCCATTAGCGTTATTCCCTTGTTATTTGAAACAGCATTTGAAACTGACCAAGCCAAAACTTTCGACCGAATATTGGTAATTGACTGCCCTGCTGAAGTCCAATTACAGCGTTTGATGGCTCGCGACCAAACAAACCAAACGCAAGCAAAAGCGATACTTGCCTCACAAGCAAGCCGCGAGCAAAGGCTTTCTATCGCCGACGATGTCATTGATAACAGCAAAGATTTGCAATACTTAGAGCATCAGGTTATAAAACTGCATAAGCACTATGTAATGCTAGCAGAATAA
- the mutT gene encoding 8-oxo-dGTP diphosphatase MutT, with protein MNHSLHVAVAVIQIQDRILIAKRPQHLHKGGYWEFPGGKVENGEPVQTALVRECQEELAITPLRFTPLKTIRHDYPEKSVLLDVWRVNDYLGVPKGLEGQPLFWCPLDKLTEYQFPEANLSILELLSHSRAV; from the coding sequence ATGAATCATAGTCTTCACGTCGCCGTAGCAGTAATCCAGATCCAAGATCGAATACTGATCGCCAAGCGTCCGCAACACCTACACAAAGGTGGCTATTGGGAGTTTCCCGGCGGTAAAGTCGAAAATGGTGAGCCAGTTCAGACAGCTTTGGTTCGGGAATGCCAAGAAGAGTTGGCCATCACCCCCTTGCGTTTTACCCCATTAAAGACCATTCGGCATGATTACCCTGAAAAGTCGGTGTTACTTGATGTCTGGCGGGTTAATGATTATTTAGGGGTACCCAAAGGCCTAGAAGGCCAGCCACTATTTTGGTGTCCACTAGATAAGCTGACTGAATACCAATTTCCAGAAGCTAACCTGTCCATCTTAGAACTGCTTAGTCATTCTAGAGCGGTTTAG
- the zapD gene encoding cell division protein ZapD produces MPTAASPDSQSTVANTVVNNKDSQIILYEFPLNEQVRTYLRLENLLDAQLKLQNRDSKISHVGALHNLLEILDCLDRGDIKGDLLKELEQQKLHFQQLAESPYIDELKLKTFLTQLQKIFQWISHYPGKFGSKLRKERFIELINNRMRIPGGSCSFGLPELHQFLHQPFAQRLLRFEQWFSHFSGLHQCLKILLRLFRENAPFALRTAYAGRYQHNFDKSSNPQMVRIKLDSSEPCFPEVSGSKHCFNIRFLIPNKSEHEADIVACDQQRQFEIAIC; encoded by the coding sequence ATGCCAACAGCAGCCAGCCCTGACTCACAAAGCACCGTCGCTAACACCGTCGTTAATAATAAGGATAGCCAAATCATCCTCTACGAGTTCCCTCTTAATGAGCAGGTGCGAACCTATTTACGACTTGAGAATTTGCTCGATGCGCAGCTTAAGCTACAAAACCGCGACTCCAAAATTAGCCACGTTGGCGCTCTGCATAACCTATTAGAGATCCTCGACTGCCTAGACCGTGGCGATATTAAAGGCGACTTACTGAAAGAGTTAGAGCAACAAAAACTCCATTTTCAACAGCTAGCCGAAAGCCCTTATATTGACGAACTCAAATTAAAAACTTTTTTAACCCAGTTACAAAAGATTTTTCAATGGATCAGCCATTATCCGGGTAAATTTGGTTCAAAGCTAAGAAAGGAACGCTTTATCGAACTGATTAATAATCGTATGCGTATCCCGGGTGGGTCTTGCAGTTTTGGCTTACCAGAGCTGCATCAGTTTTTACACCAACCTTTTGCTCAGCGATTGCTGCGATTTGAACAATGGTTTTCGCACTTCTCAGGCTTGCATCAATGCCTAAAAATTTTATTGCGATTGTTTCGTGAAAACGCACCTTTCGCACTGAGAACTGCTTATGCTGGTCGCTACCAACATAATTTTGATAAAAGCAGTAATCCGCAAATGGTTCGAATAAAACTCGATAGTAGCGAGCCTTGCTTTCCCGAGGTAAGTGGCTCCAAACACTGCTTCAATATTCGGTTTTTAATTCCCAATAAAAGCGAACACGAAGCTGATATAGTCGCTTGCGATCAGCAGCGCCAATTTGAAATTGCCATTTGCTAG
- a CDS encoding type II secretion system F family protein: MATAVRKRNVKTKKVRSKTFQYTGVNKQGQKIKGKMQAEDAAYVKTQLRKQGITPQKVQAELFSFGSGKKAIKPGDIAVFLRQMATMIKAGVPLVQALDIVGKGHENASMQELLMSIKADIESGSPIADALRKHTKYFDDLVCDLIHAGEQSGTLEQMLDRIATYKEKTEALKSKIKKAMMYPTAVVVVAIAVTAILLIYVVPMFANLFQGAGSDLPAFTQMVVNLSENVQKYWYIYLGVIIATVIAFSQLNQRSPKFRALKDRFLLKFPIFGPLINKAAVARFARTLSTTFAAGVPLVDALNSAAGASGNTVHKNAILKIRDDVTTGMQINMAMQSTGVFPNMVNQMVAIGEESGAVDAMLAKVADIYEGEVDDAVDGISSLIEPFVIVFLGVVVGGLVVAMYLPIFQMGNAF, encoded by the coding sequence ATGGCAACAGCAGTCAGAAAAAGAAATGTAAAAACTAAAAAGGTTAGATCTAAAACCTTCCAATATACTGGGGTTAATAAACAAGGCCAAAAAATTAAAGGCAAGATGCAGGCCGAGGACGCTGCCTACGTTAAAACTCAATTAAGAAAACAAGGTATTACCCCGCAAAAGGTTCAAGCGGAACTCTTTTCTTTTGGCTCGGGGAAAAAAGCTATTAAGCCCGGAGATATTGCGGTTTTCTTACGTCAGATGGCTACTATGATTAAGGCAGGTGTGCCTTTAGTACAAGCTTTAGATATTGTTGGTAAAGGCCATGAAAACGCTTCCATGCAAGAGTTATTGATGAGCATTAAAGCGGATATCGAATCAGGTAGCCCCATTGCAGATGCGCTGCGTAAGCACACAAAATACTTTGATGATCTAGTTTGTGACTTAATTCATGCTGGCGAACAGTCCGGTACTCTAGAACAGATGCTTGATAGAATCGCTACTTATAAGGAAAAAACCGAAGCATTAAAATCCAAAATTAAAAAAGCCATGATGTATCCAACTGCAGTAGTGGTGGTAGCCATTGCAGTAACGGCAATTCTCTTAATTTACGTCGTTCCTATGTTTGCTAATTTATTCCAAGGCGCAGGCTCTGATCTACCAGCTTTTACTCAAATGGTGGTTAATCTATCCGAAAATGTACAAAAGTACTGGTATATTTACCTCGGCGTTATCATCGCTACGGTTATAGCTTTTTCACAATTAAATCAAAGATCGCCAAAATTTAGAGCCTTAAAAGATAGATTTTTACTGAAATTCCCGATTTTTGGCCCTTTAATTAATAAAGCTGCGGTGGCTCGTTTTGCTCGAACCCTATCCACCACCTTTGCTGCAGGTGTGCCTTTAGTCGATGCACTTAATTCAGCCGCAGGCGCATCGGGTAATACGGTGCATAAAAATGCGATTTTAAAAATTCGTGATGATGTAACAACCGGTATGCAAATCAATATGGCGATGCAATCTACCGGCGTTTTCCCCAATATGGTCAACCAAATGGTGGCGATTGGTGAAGAGTCAGGCGCGGTTGATGCCATGCTGGCTAAAGTTGCCGATATTTATGAAGGGGAAGTGGACGATGCGGTCGATGGCATTAGCTCACTGATCGAGCCATTTGTTATTGTTTTCCTTGGCGTAGTCGTCGGTGGCCTAGTGGTCGCTATGTACTTGCCGATCTTCCAGATGGGTAATGCTTTCTAA
- a CDS encoding A24 family peptidase, translating to MTELLSSNLPFLVGLVFIVGLLFGSFFNVVIHRLPIMLNREWRATATEILTEAKCSVSCPTDTLPEKYNLVSPRSKCPKCQHQIGALENIPVISWLLLRGKCKNCQSKISARYPLVELLTATTSALCAYYFGFSWSLAFALLFTSYLIIGSFIDYDHKILPDQLTLPLIWFGLFAAIWVSPSKIQPSFAPDLPAAVIGALAGYLSLWSIYWLFKLLTGKEGMGHGDFKLLAAIGAFVGFKMLPLVIILSTVTGAVLGILGMLISKKGRDHKIPFGPFLAIAGWITLIWGQPLTESYLQFFKL from the coding sequence ATGACAGAACTTTTATCTTCAAACCTACCCTTTTTGGTAGGTTTGGTTTTTATAGTGGGGCTTTTATTCGGCAGTTTTTTTAATGTGGTTATCCACCGACTGCCGATTATGCTCAATCGCGAATGGCGCGCTACCGCCACCGAAATATTAACCGAAGCGAAATGCTCGGTTTCCTGTCCTACCGACACGCTGCCGGAAAAGTATAACCTAGTCTCACCTCGCTCCAAATGCCCCAAATGCCAACATCAAATTGGTGCATTAGAAAATATTCCTGTGATTAGCTGGCTGCTACTTAGAGGCAAGTGTAAAAACTGCCAAAGCAAAATTTCTGCCCGCTATCCGCTGGTGGAGCTATTAACCGCCACCACTTCCGCCTTATGCGCTTATTATTTCGGTTTTTCTTGGTCGTTAGCTTTTGCTTTGCTTTTCACCAGCTACCTAATCATCGGCTCTTTTATTGATTACGATCATAAAATTCTACCCGATCAACTGACGCTGCCACTGATTTGGTTTGGCCTATTTGCTGCAATTTGGGTTTCGCCGAGCAAGATTCAGCCGTCTTTCGCTCCAGACTTACCAGCCGCGGTTATCGGCGCTCTAGCGGGCTATTTAAGCCTATGGTCAATTTACTGGCTTTTTAAACTGCTGACCGGCAAGGAAGGTATGGGACACGGCGATTTCAAGCTATTAGCAGCGATTGGCGCTTTTGTTGGCTTTAAAATGCTACCTTTAGTGATAATCCTCTCTACTGTCACTGGCGCTGTTTTGGGCATTTTAGGGATGTTAATCAGTAAAAAAGGTCGTGATCATAAGATCCCATTCGGTCCTTTCCTCGCTATCGCAGGCTGGATCACGCTAATTTGGGGTCAGCCCTTAACCGAAAGCTACCTGCAATTTTTTAAGCTGTAA
- a CDS encoding pilin produces the protein MQTKKQAGFTLIELMIVIAIIGILAAIAIPAYQDFTIRSKVSEALVIAGKDKTSVSEYYISTGALPAAAADAGINVSNAQSNYLTADTTVAAGVLTYTLGALGSADAVGTLIFDPTATDNGVSWDCTGGTFPEKYRPANCR, from the coding sequence ATGCAAACTAAAAAACAAGCGGGTTTTACCCTTATCGAATTGATGATCGTTATCGCGATTATCGGTATTTTGGCAGCAATCGCAATTCCTGCTTATCAAGACTTTACTATTCGTTCTAAAGTTTCAGAAGCTCTTGTAATCGCTGGTAAAGATAAAACTTCAGTATCTGAATATTATATTTCAACAGGCGCTCTACCTGCTGCTGCTGCGGATGCGGGTATCAATGTTTCTAATGCTCAAAGTAATTACCTAACTGCAGATACGACTGTTGCTGCAGGTGTATTAACTTACACACTAGGTGCTTTAGGTTCTGCTGACGCTGTTGGTACATTAATCTTCGATCCGACAGCAACTGACAATGGGGTAAGCTGGGATTGTACTGGCGGTACCTTCCCTGAGAAGTACCGTCCTGCGAATTGCCGCTAA